The following are from one region of the Lytechinus pictus isolate F3 Inbred chromosome 4, Lp3.0, whole genome shotgun sequence genome:
- the LOC129259202 gene encoding profilin-4-like isoform X1 has product MVDKKSYDQLDKIEELVKLVINHVDPDVPHRPAQDRVKMNQLQNLLHDALIATGHVENCAIIRRKDISLRASSAGFTLTGDEMQKMIDAFKDPPRTRLEGLYFHNRLYKCVRADKNSIYAKCDKDGIVLVKTATLVIMGTYSDNMFPSVCVEAIEKLASYFIEKSK; this is encoded by the exons atggTGGATAAAAAATCTTATGATCAGTTGGATAAGATTGAAGAATTAGTGAAGCTTGTCATTAATCATGTGGACCCAGACGTACCTCATCGACCTGCGCAG GATCGTGTTAAGATGAATCAGCTTCAGAATCTCCTCCATGATGCTTTGATAGCTACAGGTCATGTAGAGAACTGTGCTATCATTAGAAGAAAAGATATCTCTCTCAGAGCAAGCTCAGCTGGATTCACA CTCACAGGAGATGAGATGCAGAAGATGATAGATGCATTCAAAGACCCTCCCAGAACAAGATTAGAAGGTCTATACTTCCATAATAGACTATACAAGTGTGTCAGGGCAGACAAGAACTCCATCTATGCTAAATGT gataAAGATGGTATCGTGCTAGTGAAGACTGCTACTCTAGTTATCATGGGAACATACTCGGACAATATGTTTCCAAGCGTGTGCGTGGAAGCCATTGAAAAACTAG CATCATACTTCATAGAGAAGAGCAAATGA
- the LOC129259202 gene encoding profilin-4-like isoform X2: MNQLQNLLHDALIATGHVENCAIIRRKDISLRASSAGFTLTGDEMQKMIDAFKDPPRTRLEGLYFHNRLYKCVRADKNSIYAKCDKDGIVLVKTATLVIMGTYSDNMFPSVCVEAIEKLASYFIEKSK, from the exons ATGAATCAGCTTCAGAATCTCCTCCATGATGCTTTGATAGCTACAGGTCATGTAGAGAACTGTGCTATCATTAGAAGAAAAGATATCTCTCTCAGAGCAAGCTCAGCTGGATTCACA CTCACAGGAGATGAGATGCAGAAGATGATAGATGCATTCAAAGACCCTCCCAGAACAAGATTAGAAGGTCTATACTTCCATAATAGACTATACAAGTGTGTCAGGGCAGACAAGAACTCCATCTATGCTAAATGT gataAAGATGGTATCGTGCTAGTGAAGACTGCTACTCTAGTTATCATGGGAACATACTCGGACAATATGTTTCCAAGCGTGTGCGTGGAAGCCATTGAAAAACTAG CATCATACTTCATAGAGAAGAGCAAATGA